The following nucleotide sequence is from Halorussus caseinilyticus.
ACTCTCGGCGCTCCGGGCGTGCCAGTCGCCGAGTCCGAGACCGAACCGCCGGTCGGCGTGGAGGAGGAACCGCGAGATTTCGGCGTCGTCGCGGAACCACGTGTAGCCGTACCCCCCGGAGTGGACGTAGTAGGGGTCGAACTCGGGTCCGGCGATGCGGAGTCCGGTCGGGGCCGACAGCGAACCGAGGACCCGGAGGTCGGCCGCCACCGCGTCTCGCTCGGGGAGGTCGACCGGGACCGGCGGCGCACGCTCGTCGGCCGCCCGCTTCAGCACCTCGGCGTCGTCGTACTCGGTGAGAACCGCCGAGAGACGGTCGAGAGCCGCCTCGCGGTCGGTTTCGGCCGCGTCGGTCAGCAGGGTCGCGAACGTCACCGCGCCGTCCTCGAAGGGGAGGCGACAGTACAGGTCGCCGCTCAGACTCGACTCTTCTCGGCGGCCGCCCTCGTCGGTCGCGGGTCGCTCGACCGGGGCGGCGTCGAGCAGGCGCTCGAAGTCGGCCGGGATACATCCGCGGGCGGTAGCGAACCCGGTCGCGCTACCCACGTAGTCGTGTTCGTCGTCGTGGTACAGTTCCACCGCGTCGGCGTGGTGGAGTTGGGCGACCCCCGTGTCGCGGCCGTCGGGCGAGAACCCGAGGAAGGCGACCAGTTCGGCGTCGTCGCGCTCGCGCGCTTCGCGCGGCTCGCGCTCGACGCGGGTCACGTGCGCGTGCCCGAGCGTGAGGTCGTACTGGGTGACGGTCTCGCCGTCGGGGAGTCGATGCTCGGTGACGACGAGCGTCGTGTCGCCGTGATACGTCTGGGAAGTCGTCTCGCAGTCGTCGAACCACGCGAGTTCGCCGTCGCGCCGGACGCCGAGTCTGGCCGCGTCCAGACCGTGGCGGCCGGTCAGGGGCGACCCGAAGTCGCGGGGACTTCCATCGCGGTCCACGTGGACGAGTCGGCCCGAGTCGTTCGCGGGGGTGTATCCGGAGAATCGGCCCGTCGTCGTTCGTCGCTCGCCGGGAAATCGGGTGTCGTGGCCCTCGTGACGTTTGAAGTCGTCGAGAGCGTCGCGGAGTTGCATTGAGAAAACGAACGCGGCGACCCCGTTAATAACCTTTGGTGTAATTGTTGTTCACACATGCACAGTTAGCGGAACAGTGAAGTGCGTCGGCGCGGGCCGTGGGAGTATGCACGAACCCGGTCCGCCGAGATTCACGCACGTCGGCGCGTCGGTCGAACTCGCTCCGCGACGGCCGGACGCCGTGTCGGACGCCGACGACCGGCCCGACGCTCGTTTCTCGTGGCGCGTCCGCGACCGACCCGAGAGTAGCGAAGTCGGCGTCGGCGACGGCCCGGTCGTCCATCTGGAACCGGACGAGTCGGGCGTATACGCCCTCGAACTCGACGCGCCCGACGGCACCCACCGCCAAGTCGTCCGGGCGTTTCCCGACCCCCGCAAGGAGGTCCGGTTCGACGCGCCGGTCGCCGACCTGCCGGTCCCGGCCGACGAGGTGGAGTCCGTCTCGCTCACCGGTCCGTTCAACGACTACACGCTCGGCCGCGACAGGATGGTCCGGGAAGGAGACGGCTACGTCGCCGACTTCGACCTGCCGCCGGGCGACCACGAGGGCATCTGCGTCGTCAACGACGACTTCGAACACTGCCACGACGTGGCGGTTTCGGTCTCCGGTCCGGGTCGGCCCCGCGTCCACCTCGACGGCCGCGTCGAGGGCGAGACGCTGGTCGTGACCGCGCGGGCCGAGTCAGCACCGGAGGGGAGCGACCCCGAAGTGGAGTTCTGGCTGGACGACCGCGACGACCTGTCGGAGTCGGCCGTCGAGTCGGACGGGTCGGAGTTGCGCGTGGCGGTGGCCGACCTGCCCGAGCGCGCGCGAATCCACGCCGTCGCAGTGGCCGAGCGACACAGCGTCGCCGACACGCTGGTCGTGGCGGCCGACGCCGAGGTGTCGGTCTCGCGGCCCAACGACCCGCCGGAGTGGGCGCGCCACGCGACGGTGTACCAGATTTTCGTCCGGCGGTTCGCGGGCGAGACGGTCGAGACGACCTTCGAGGAGATAGAGCGCCGGGTGCCGTACCTCGAATCGCTCGACGTGGACTGCCTGTGGCTGACCCCCGTCGTGGGGAGTCCGACCGACCACGGCTACCACGTCACCGACTACTTCGACACCGCCGCGGACCTCGGGACCCGCGCCGAGTTCGAGTCGCTGGTCGAGCGCCTGCGGGAGGCCGGGATTCGGGTCGTGTTCGACCTCGTAATCAACCACACGTCGCGGGACCACCCGGCGTTCCAGATGCACGCGGCGGGCGTGGACGAGTACGCCGACTACTACGAGCGAGTGCCTGCGGACCTCGACGGCACCGACCGGGACGCGCTC
It contains:
- a CDS encoding alpha-amylase family glycosyl hydrolase, whose product is MHEPGPPRFTHVGASVELAPRRPDAVSDADDRPDARFSWRVRDRPESSEVGVGDGPVVHLEPDESGVYALELDAPDGTHRQVVRAFPDPRKEVRFDAPVADLPVPADEVESVSLTGPFNDYTLGRDRMVREGDGYVADFDLPPGDHEGICVVNDDFEHCHDVAVSVSGPGRPRVHLDGRVEGETLVVTARAESAPEGSDPEVEFWLDDRDDLSESAVESDGSELRVAVADLPERARIHAVAVAERHSVADTLVVAADAEVSVSRPNDPPEWARHATVYQIFVRRFAGETVETTFEEIERRVPYLESLDVDCLWLTPVVGSPTDHGYHVTDYFDTAADLGTRAEFESLVERLREAGIRVVFDLVINHTSRDHPAFQMHAAGVDEYADYYERVPADLDGTDRDALPEDDTDWAGEGVPGYLFNWTRIPNLNYDSLAVRSWMLDVIDEWAPLVDGFRADVAWGVPHGFWKEVRERLKSADSEFFLLDETIPRDPQFHESEFDAHYDTALYGALREIGRGEAPAEALFEALDANRREGFPESSLLLRYVENHDETRYIEECDEAALRAAAGATFTLPGAPMVYYGQERGVEEQRGVMQWHDGDADLSAFHRRLSRLRSERPVLRTGRVERIDRDGDDRTVAFARDDGENRLVVALNFGDDPREVRLGESVAETDLLTGESVAAGDGVTVADAVVLESEM